The following nucleotide sequence is from Psychroserpens sp. Hel_I_66.
TAAAGACGCAAGCTTCAATATTTGGACTGAAAATAATCTCAAAAATATCTGCGAACAGTGCAAACGGATTATTAATAATCTCCCAAGAATTATAGCGCAAGAATCTTCCGAGGAAAATACCAAAAGCAGTCAGTCCAAAAATAGAAAGTAGCGTTGGAGTTATCAGTTTTGTGTTGATGTGTTGTTTTAAAAGTTTTTCCATATCTGATAATGAAAGGAAAAACAAAATAAGTCCGTTAAACGCAAATGAGGTAATGACAAGCACATCGAGCCACATCAAATGTTTCTCGCCATTGTGAAGGTGCAATAGATCTGTGACAATATAGGGTGCATTTGGGAGGAACAATAGCCAAATCAAGAAGAAAAAAAGAAATGAAATCTTATGTGTTTTTACAGAACTCGTTAATCCTGTTGTGATTGCAAATGGGATGATGGCCAGAAATAAATTCCATACTAAAAATAGCAGATAAAACGACTGGTGAAATTTCATTCTAATCATTAAGAGTACAATACTCAATGCCATTGAAACGGTTAGTAATGACAGGATTTTAAATCTATTAAAAAGGAGTGTCTTTATAGTTTCCATAAGGTTTTGGTTTTAATATCTATTAAAAAAATGGTAAGGGTGCCCAAGCTATACGCTACAAGGTCTGAAACACTAAAAGTGCTTCCTGAAATAATGACTGCGAGATTATTATGTCTTAGGTTTAAATGGTCTAAAAGATTAAATAATTGTAAAAATTCAATGCCAAAAGAGAATAGTAATACTGCTAATGCAACATATATGGGTTTCGCTTTTACAAAACTTCTAATGGCACAATACAACAACATAGTGGCTAAATAATCACCAAAAGTGTGTCTTATAAATCCTTCGGTCAAAAATGCTGCGATGCAGATTTCCGTAGAAAAAAGTAATAGACTTGAGGCAAAAAAGGCTTTGTTGAATGCTATGGTCATTTTATTTCTATTGGTTTTCCTAAAAATTTTGGCTTTACCTTAAAGAGCACGTCCAAAGATGCTTTGGCTCTCGCGAGATATTCTCTAAGCTGAACTTTTAAACCATAACGTCCAGGTACATCTTTTGCATTGAAAGCCACAGCTTTTACACCGTTGTATTTTGCCAAATAAATGGCTCGCTCGTTATGGAACTCTTGTGAGATAATCGTAATTGAGGTCTGCCCAAATATTTCTTTAGCTCTAATTACGGAATCAAGTGTTCTAAAACCTGCATAATCCAAAAAGATCTTTTCCTCCGGAATGCCCTCTGCAATAAGGTCTTTTTTGAAAGTGGTAGGTTCATCGTAGCTTTTACTTCCGTTATCGCCACTTATCAAAACAAACTCAATTTTATTGGCTTTATAAAGATCTACAGTTGCTTTAATACGATAACGGTAATAGAGGTTAACGTTTCCGTTAGTTAAAAACTTTGAAGTGCCTAAAAGCAATCCCACTTTGTTTTTAGGAATTTCTGTCACCGCATCATAGATGTTTTCTTTGGCCTGTTCTCTAATCCAATAATTGATTAATAAAAGTCCACAGACTAAAAGGATTCCCAACAATAGTAAAATGCGGAGTTTCTTGATGTATTTTTTTAATATCATACTGTTTCTATTACAATTAGAAAATAAATGTAAGCAATTGGTGCATTTAAGGAGATAATCCCAATAGATTTTAAAATTGTTGACAGGTCATTTTTAAAAATTAATGATCCCAAAAAAACTAAAACGATGACCAGGTTGATTGCTATTGAGAATAATACATAATAGAGTCCCATTATTGCAATTACAAACTCATTTCGAAAACAAAATTGTAGGATTAACAATACCGTACCTATTGAGAAAAAAATGAAAAATATGATTTTTGAAAATTTTAATTGATTCATTGTGTTTGCGGATTGAGATCTCTTATTGTTTTTTTGCTGAAAATCGCCTGCCTAAAATCTTCCATATTTATGATCAACAACTGCTTATAATCAAAATGGTGAAAGGGATTGGCGTTTTTGCCAATTTTGAAGGATCTATAATAATAACAGTAATAATCTGGCAGAATAATGATACCCAAAATCATCGCTCCATAGAGGTAAATGCTGCGTTTGCCATTACCAAAGCAAAGACATTGTAGAGCAATTTCATCCTCTACTTTTGTGCCATAACCAGTAAGTGTGTGATAGGCATCGTGACGCTCGACCTTGGCGATGAGTTCAAAATTATTTAGCTCTAAAAATTCACCTAAATGCTTGCCAAAACTAGATTGTGGATAGGAGAGTAGCTCTGCTCTAGAAATTCCCCAGGCCTCATGGTTTTTGAAAAGTTTAGTATATACATTTTGAGAATGTTCAAACAACCATTCTATCAGTTTTTTTCTTAATACGCTCATTTGGTTTTTTCTTTAGCGAACCAAATCCAGGATTGGCTCGTGGTTATAAAAACAGATGTAAAAAACGCAATGGCCATATTGTCAAAGTCTGATGTTGAAATTCCGAAGACACAAATACCAAAAACTACGATAGCATAATATGGAAAACAGGTTTTAAATACGTTTTGGTTATTAAAACCAGTGTTTTTTGCAGACCAGAAAAACGGACAAATAGTACCAATAATCACGATGAGAACACAAAGAAAAACCGGAATATAAGATAGCATCACGTAAGGCAACACCTCGCTCTCATAATCTTTTGAGCCAATGATGACCCAAAATATCACGAAAGCCAAAACGCTCGATTTTGCTAGATTACTTGGGAGATTCATATTAGTAGGTATTATGGTTTTTATCAAATGTTAGTTTTTCAAAAGTGAGTTCCTGCCAGTTTTGGGATTCTAAATTTTTGATATGTCTAGAATATTTAGTTATGATTCTATTTCTGTTATGCGTAGAGATTTCGACGTCATCTTTTTTATCATGAAGTAAAATAGCATTACGATCTGAAAGATCGATAAGGTATCCAATGTCATAAGAGCTGGCTTGGCTTAGGTTGTAATTGGTGATGATATTGTCCCAATTTACAGTGCTAAGAATGACTAAAGTAGCAAATGCGATTTGCGTATTTTTTCTAAAAAGAAACACTAAGTTTTTAATGTTTAGCACTTTTAAAAGTGTTGTAATCAAACCAACAAGTGTTAAGAATATATAGATATGAACACCAATTCTTTTATAGGTCAAGCCAAATGAAGTGATGTAATTCTGGTTTTTAATAGCAATTAAAACAATAAGCATGATGTTAAGGGCAATCCAAATAAAAGTAAGATGTTTAAGAATTCTATTTTCAGAATAAAAATTGAGATTTCCACGAAAGAAGTAGAGAATAATAGCGATTGCAATGAGAATTGAAGCGATTAGGGTATTGATCCCGCTGTGAACAAGATCTGATAATTCTGAAGCTTTTGAAGTGTCCATCGTCATCAAAGACATGATATCTGTCACGATAAAAAACACTAAAAGCACATTGAGCAAACCAAGTAATGTTGTGCCCAACTGTTTCTCTTTTTTTAACTTATCTTCGGAAAACGTCTCTGTTTTGAACAACTCGTTGCCAGTTTTTAAATCTAGAGTTGTTGCAGGTTCTACAACCATAGGCTTTGAAATATTACTGAAAAGGAAATAACCTAAAACGGTAAACAGAATCCATTGAAGGTTGATGAACTCAAAACTTATTTTTGAAACTAAATCATTAAATACCGGATTTCCATTTTTATAAAGCAAAACGAAAATAGTTATAAATACAAGCGGGATGGCGATGAGTTTTGTGAGATGGAGAGCGTCAATATTTGTTTTTTTATTGACGTTTTCTGTGTCATTATCAGTTTCAAAATTTCGTTGCAGCGTTCCAGCAATTGAGGTGTAAATCCCATTGAGCCATTTGACATAAACAGATGTTTTATGTTCTGAAATAGAGCCAATCAATGAAAAGAACAAAGCGCAATTTGTAATTATCGATAATCCAGAATTATGTACAAATACCAAAACACCGCTTATGATATATGCAAAAGCCAGGAGAAGAGTCCGTTTTTTTAGAACTTTTTGACGAACACTTATAATTAAAAAGGCAATAGTGATACTAGTAAATAGGAGCAGGTTCAATCCTACGTTTTGCTGAAAAAAAATAATACTAAATAATAGCGACGCGATGATGGTAGTGATTTGTTTCATGGTTTATTTGTTTAAAGTACTTTGTATTTCAAAGTAAATGGTTAAAAAAATAGTTTTATTGAGTTACTGTGTTCATTGATTTTATTTGAGCCTGGTATTCATTAGGTAAAACCATAGCTTTTAAAAAGCTGTCAAAGTAGATAGTCCTACTTAATTTATAAATTGAAATGAGAGGCTTTATTAAAGTGGTTTGACGTTTATTCAAAAGTTGATTTATAGATTTTGGTGTAAGCATAATCTGGGTTTCTATAAGTAAATTATAGCGCACAATACCTAAATGTTTTCGATATTGTTTGTAAAGATCTTTTGTGAAATCTCCGTTGTAATAATTAGTGTTTAGGTGCTTATTTCTAACCTTTTTAAATTGCTCATAGGTTTGCGGTAGATCTTTTATGTTCATGCGTTTACCAACTTCAAGAAAGACTTCAAAAACTTCGTTACACTCCTTTATTTTAAGCGGACGTTCTAAAATTTCATAAGCTCTAATGGAGTAATCTATGAGCATGAATAACACATCTTGATAAGCCCAATTAGGAATATCCTCTCCACGTTTTTCCTCTACAGCACCATGAATCTGGTTTATGCGATCAATTGCTTGATGTGCTTTTTCTTTTTCAGAAAATACAATATCTCTCGCATAAGCAACAGTAGAGAATAAGCGTCCTAAAGGATCATTTGGGATTTTTCCTGTAAAATACAACCAATCTACAGCCACGCTAAGCGCAAACTCTGCAGATGCTCCAGCAAATACCAAAAGAATGGTGTCGCTCTTTCCCCAGATCTCTCTTACAATAGAATTTTTTTCTACAAAATAGTCCATGATATTATTAAGTTTTACTTTGAATTTCAAAGTAGATTTCTAAATTTTTTTAATATTCGTTTTTATTGTTTGTTGATTAATTTTTCTAGAGCTTCAATATGTTTTTTAAATTCTAATCGTCCTAGATTAGTGGTAGAGTAACGTGTGTTTGGCTTTCTGCCTATAAACTGTTTTTCTACTTTTATGTATTCTGCATTTTCCAAAGCTTTTGTATGACTTGCTAAATTTCCATCTGTGGCACCCAAGAGTTCTTTCAGCATATTAAAATCTGCATATTCATTGACCATTAAAATGGACATGATGCCCAGTCTAATACGGTGGTCAAATGCTTTGTTGATGTTATTAATTATGCTCAAATTTCAGTTAATTTAAAAACCATTAGAGAAAAAGTTAGCTTGTAATTCTGCCCAGATCGCAATAATTAAAAAAATAGCGAAAATGACAAATAGAAATCTATGGAACCCTTTCTTGAAAAAAACAATTGATATTTCAATCGATACGATAATACCAATCAAAACTAAGGCTATTTTGAGAAAATCATTTAAATTCCAAATCAAATGATTTGATACTTGAATGCTTATAAAAAAAATAGTCAATAAGGCTACAACCCAAAATGAATACGTTTTTAATCTTTTCTTCGGAAACATAATTTTATTTTGAGTCATACTTAAAATGCATAATTGTTCCGTAGATAATATGACAAAAACCAAATCCTAAAGCCCAAAATAACAATCCGTAGCCTAAAAAATAAGTGGATAAAAGCCCAATTATAATCATAGTGATTCCTAAGTAGCGTATATATCCCAAAGTGTATTTACTGGCGTTGACACAAGCTAAACCATAAAAAATAAGCGTTAAGGGAGCTACAAAGGCGTATACATTTTTTTCAATTAAAAGCATTATAAAAAAACCACCAGTCACTAACGGAATCAAAAAATTGATGATTAGTCGCTTTGATGTTGCATCCCAAACATTTTCATTCTGTTTTTTGGCTTTGGCATAACTCATTACTACACCGGTTATAATCGCTAATCCAACGACAGTCATGGCAACTATAAATATATTGACTAGACTATCTTCAGTTAAGATTATGGTTCTGTAACCATCTGCTGTGAATAGATTATTTTCATAAATAATCGTATAACCAAAATAGGCGCCAATAAGTGCATAGATTCCTGCAAGGATTCCTGAGATTCCACTAATAGATAAAAAACGTGATGATCTATTCATCATGTTTTTAATTTCACTTATGTCATTTAGATAATTATTTGATTTCATCTTAAAGTACTTTGAATTACAAAGTAAATAAAAATAATTGAATATTTTGAATTAAATTTTAGTTAATTTTGATTAATAATCATGAATTCTAAAACTGTATAAAAGTGGTTGTGAATTGCTAAAACAGTTTTACGATTTGATTTTACAGGGATTTTAGTAACGAATTTCCCGTCTTTCTCTTTAAAAAATAATCTTTTTGAAGAATTACTACCTAAGAATGAATAATAATAATTATCATCTATTTTATTAATTGAATCAAATTTAATTTCTATAAAATCATTATTTTCTAATTTTATTAGACCAAGCTGATCTTGACTTAATTTTAATCCTGATTTATGATATGCTTCATAAAAAAGTGGTTTAAAAAAATAATTAGCTTTAGAAATAGGTTTTTCTAATAGTTGCCATTTTTCATCTTTTGGCAAGTGTGTCAAAATCAATTTTTCGGGCTTAATCAAAAAAAAGATATCTGTAAAATCATATTCTCTATCGGACCTTTCTTCTTTTCCAGCTGACCATGTCGCATCAATTAATTTCCAAGTATCATTGATTTTAACTGCATTCCACGCATGGTTAGTTCTATTTGTTATTCTTCCTATTTCATATGCTTTTGATTTAGCGAATCCAGTAATAACTTCTGTTTCAATATCTAATTCAATAAGTGTGAATTTTAATAGCTGAGAATAGCCTTCACAAACAGCCAATTTTCTTTTTAGCGCACGCTCAGCATACTTTTTCTGCATATTTAAAAAACGAATTTCATAATCATCTTTACTTTTTGATTTAATCTTTTTATATCCGTTAGTATTGTTTTTCAAAGATTTATAATCATATGTGATATTGTTGGAAATCCAAAAATATACTGCTCTAATTTTATCCAAATCTGTATTAAAATCCTCGTCAACCCTATTGGAAAATTGTTTAATTGATTTAAATTTGGAAGGATATTTTGAGACAGTTTTATCAACCAAAGCGAAATTCTGAGTATATGCTATTTCAAGAGATAAGAATAAGCAAAGAATAAATGTAAATATTTTCATTACGCTAAATTAATCAAAAATTTTTCACATTTGAAACCAACAGAAGCATACATATTAAATCAAGCAGAACCTTACAAATCCATTTTATTGCATTTGCAAATTTTGATTGAGCATACATTCTCAAATGCTCATTTAGAGTACAAATGGAAATTACCTTGCTATTATATTGGGAAACGTCCTATTTGCTATCTCAACCAGAGTAAAGATTATGTTGATGTCGGTTTTTGGCATTCGGCACATCTTAAAAAATACAGCGAGTTTCTGGTTTCTGAAAATAGAAAGAAAGTTCGCTCTATGCGTTATAAGAACTTAGATGATATTGATGACCAATTGTTTGTAAATATCCTCAAAGAAGTAGAGAAATATAAGAATAAGTCTTTTTTGAAATAAGATTTAGTCTTTAGTTTTTAGAAAAAAGTCAAGGGTTATTTCAACTCAAATACATGCAACTTAGCCATGAGGTTATTTACAATTCCTTAGAAAAAATGGATGACTTAAACTCCATTCCCTTATAGGATGTCTTGTGTTTTCTGATTTGCTCAAAGTAATGGGAATCAAAAAAATCGACCGAAGAAATACTGGAATCAGCATTTATAATTTCGTAGCCTTCTGCCATTATTTGAGATTCTGCAATTCGTAATAATTTAGAGCCTATTGTTCGTCTTTGGAAATCTTTGTGAACATAAAGTCCATCTAAATGACAGCCTTTTTTAATATGTGCAAATCCAACAATCATATCTTTATACTCTGCGACTATAAAATAAAGATTGTTGATACGTTCTTCCCAAACCTCAATATCATCTGCTCCCGAAGACCAAATTCTTATTTGCTTTTCAGAATAGTGCTTTGCGTTGACCGCTCTAATTGTGTTTCTAAAAATGGACGTGATTTCTGGTATATCGTCTAATGTTGCTTCTCTTATTTCGATGTCTTTAATCATGTTTGAAATTGAATTTGAATTTAAAGTCGAAAACTAAATTGAAGTCGAAACTAAAAATATAATATTTATATACTTAAAACTGTATTTGAAATCTAAAGCTTACTTAAAACTATTAACGGTCTTTCTAATCGCAACTAGATTAGTTAATAATTTTTCAAGATTATCTAAGTGTAGCATATTGGCACCATCACTTTTGGCATTTGCAGGATCAAAATGTGTTTCGATAAAAAGTCCGTCAACATGATTTACAACGCCAGCTCTTGCAATGGTTTCAATCATATCTGGTCGTCCGCCTGTAACACCCACACTTTGGTTGGGTTGCTGTAAGGAGTGGGTGACATCTAAAACAGTTGGTGCGTAATCACGCATGGTTGGAATGCCTCTAAAATCTACAATCATATCTTGGTAGCCAAACATCGTCCCACGATCTGTAATCCAAACTTTATCACTGCCAGTATCCTTAACTTTTTGGACCGCATGTTTCATCGCTTCTGGGCTCATAAATTGCCCTTTTTTGAGATTTACGATCTTTCCAGTTTCAGCAGCAGATACAACCAAATCTGTTTGTCTAACCAAAAATGCAGGGATTTGAAGTACATCAACATATTCTGCAGCTTTATTTGCGTCTGATACTTCATGTATATCGGTCACAGTTGGGATGTCAAAAGTTTGCGAGACCTTTTGTAGAATTTTTAAAGCCTTCTCATCACCAATACCTGTAAAACTATCAATTCTACTTCGGTTGGCTTTTTTAAAGCTCCCTTTGAAAACATAGGGAATTTGCAACTTATCTGTAATAGACAATACTTTTTCTGCAATTCTCAAAGCCATATCCTCACCCTCAATAGCGCATGGGCCACAAAGTAGAAAGAAATTGTTGGAATTGGTGTGTTTCAGTTTAGGGACGTCTCGTAATTGCATTTGCTTTTGGTTTCAAATTTCAGCAGCAAAGATACATATTAAAAGCTTTTATTAAGACTATTTTTAATCATCCATAACGCCATAATTAGATTAGCAACTACAAAAAAGCCTCCATAAACCATAAATTGTTTGGTTTGGTTTGATAGGTTGACGATGTTGAGTACATCAGATAGATAAGCGACTATAATATAAGAGGATAGACAAACAAAAGTAATACCTAACGTAAAGTTCAACTTTCGATTAGGCTTGACTATTTGCCAAATAAATGGGATTCCAAATAATAATATTGGATATGCAGTGATACCGTTGCTTTGGTTTACTTCTGTAAACCAGTATACAATTACCGCCAAGAAATAGAGGTAAGGTACAAATTTTGAGTACTTATTGATAGTTTCCATTAGTTTGCTATTAACCGTTATGAAATTCTAAAACGAAAGATACAATCCCAAATTATATTAATTACAGTGTATAACATTTAATTAACGATTGCTTCGGAAAATTTAACACTTCAAGATTTCAACTTGAAAAATATTAATTATCAATACGTTAACCTGAAAATGGGAGGTTTGGCAACTTTCAGAAGAAGATAAAAAAAACGTGAATTTAATTTATAAATAAGTTTAAGTTTTTATACGGAAAATAACGTACCTTTGCACGCTTAAAACAAGGCGTCTATTATGGCTAATATTAAAAACATTGCAATTATTGCACACGTCGATCACGGTAAGACTACTCTGGTTGATAAAATCATGTATCACTGTCAGTTATTTCGTGAGAACGAGAATACAGGGGATTTAATACTTGATAATAATGATTTAGAACGTGAAAGAGGAATTACGATTACATCAAAAAACGTATCTGTAATTTACAAAGACACAAAAATCAATATCATTGACACACCTGGTCACGCCGATTTTGGTGGTGAAGTAGAGCGCGTTTTAAACATGGCAGATGGTGTTTTGTTATTAGTGGATGCTTTTGAAGGCCCAATGCCACAAACTCGTTTTGTATTGCAAAAAGCGATTGATTTAGGATTAAAACCTTGTGTGGTAATCAATAAAGTGGATAAGGAAAACTGTACACCAGAAGAAGTCCATGAAAAAGTATTTGACTTAATGTTTGAGCTTGGAGCAGAGGAGTGGCAGTTGGATTTTCCAACAGTTTATGGTTCTGCAAAGAACAACTGGATGAGTGATGACTGGAAAAATGAAACTGAAAACATTGAGCCACTTTTAGATATGGTGATTGAGCATATACCTGCACCAAAAATCGAGGAAGGA
It contains:
- a CDS encoding DUF1361 domain-containing protein, encoding METIKTLLFNRFKILSLLTVSMALSIVLLMIRMKFHQSFYLLFLVWNLFLAIIPFAITTGLTSSVKTHKISFLFFFLIWLLFLPNAPYIVTDLLHLHNGEKHLMWLDVLVITSFAFNGLILFFLSLSDMEKLLKQHINTKLITPTLLSIFGLTAFGIFLGRFLRYNSWEIINNPFALFADIFEIIFSPNIEACVFTLTFGSFLSISYWMLKAFSNSKH
- a CDS encoding DUF2809 domain-containing protein — protein: MTIAFNKAFFASSLLLFSTEICIAAFLTEGFIRHTFGDYLATMLLYCAIRSFVKAKPIYVALAVLLFSFGIEFLQLFNLLDHLNLRHNNLAVIISGSTFSVSDLVAYSLGTLTIFLIDIKTKTLWKL
- a CDS encoding vancomycin high temperature exclusion protein, translating into MILKKYIKKLRILLLLGILLVCGLLLINYWIREQAKENIYDAVTEIPKNKVGLLLGTSKFLTNGNVNLYYRYRIKATVDLYKANKIEFVLISGDNGSKSYDEPTTFKKDLIAEGIPEEKIFLDYAGFRTLDSVIRAKEIFGQTSITIISQEFHNERAIYLAKYNGVKAVAFNAKDVPGRYGLKVQLREYLARAKASLDVLFKVKPKFLGKPIEIK
- a CDS encoding Coq4 family protein — encoded protein: MSVLRKKLIEWLFEHSQNVYTKLFKNHEAWGISRAELLSYPQSSFGKHLGEFLELNNFELIAKVERHDAYHTLTGYGTKVEDEIALQCLCFGNGKRSIYLYGAMILGIIILPDYYCYYYRSFKIGKNANPFHHFDYKQLLIINMEDFRQAIFSKKTIRDLNPQTQ
- a CDS encoding DUF4173 domain-containing protein, encoding MKQITTIIASLLFSIIFFQQNVGLNLLLFTSITIAFLIISVRQKVLKKRTLLLAFAYIISGVLVFVHNSGLSIITNCALFFSLIGSISEHKTSVYVKWLNGIYTSIAGTLQRNFETDNDTENVNKKTNIDALHLTKLIAIPLVFITIFVLLYKNGNPVFNDLVSKISFEFINLQWILFTVLGYFLFSNISKPMVVEPATTLDLKTGNELFKTETFSEDKLKKEKQLGTTLLGLLNVLLVFFIVTDIMSLMTMDTSKASELSDLVHSGINTLIASILIAIAIILYFFRGNLNFYSENRILKHLTFIWIALNIMLIVLIAIKNQNYITSFGLTYKRIGVHIYIFLTLVGLITTLLKVLNIKNLVFLFRKNTQIAFATLVILSTVNWDNIITNYNLSQASSYDIGYLIDLSDRNAILLHDKKDDVEISTHNRNRIITKYSRHIKNLESQNWQELTFEKLTFDKNHNTY
- a CDS encoding oxygenase MpaB family protein, giving the protein MDYFVEKNSIVREIWGKSDTILLVFAGASAEFALSVAVDWLYFTGKIPNDPLGRLFSTVAYARDIVFSEKEKAHQAIDRINQIHGAVEEKRGEDIPNWAYQDVLFMLIDYSIRAYEILERPLKIKECNEVFEVFLEVGKRMNIKDLPQTYEQFKKVRNKHLNTNYYNGDFTKDLYKQYRKHLGIVRYNLLIETQIMLTPKSINQLLNKRQTTLIKPLISIYKLSRTIYFDSFLKAMVLPNEYQAQIKSMNTVTQ
- a CDS encoding winged helix-turn-helix domain-containing protein yields the protein MSIINNINKAFDHRIRLGIMSILMVNEYADFNMLKELLGATDGNLASHTKALENAEYIKVEKQFIGRKPNTRYSTTNLGRLEFKKHIEALEKLINKQ
- a CDS encoding transglutaminase domain-containing protein, which produces MKIFTFILCLFLSLEIAYTQNFALVDKTVSKYPSKFKSIKQFSNRVDEDFNTDLDKIRAVYFWISNNITYDYKSLKNNTNGYKKIKSKSKDDYEIRFLNMQKKYAERALKRKLAVCEGYSQLLKFTLIELDIETEVITGFAKSKAYEIGRITNRTNHAWNAVKINDTWKLIDATWSAGKEERSDREYDFTDIFFLIKPEKLILTHLPKDEKWQLLEKPISKANYFFKPLFYEAYHKSGLKLSQDQLGLIKLENNDFIEIKFDSINKIDDNYYYSFLGSNSSKRLFFKEKDGKFVTKIPVKSNRKTVLAIHNHFYTVLEFMIINQN
- a CDS encoding DUF1801 domain-containing protein — translated: MKPTEAYILNQAEPYKSILLHLQILIEHTFSNAHLEYKWKLPCYYIGKRPICYLNQSKDYVDVGFWHSAHLKKYSEFLVSENRKKVRSMRYKNLDDIDDQLFVNILKEVEKYKNKSFLK
- a CDS encoding GNAT family N-acetyltransferase, with the protein product MIKDIEIREATLDDIPEITSIFRNTIRAVNAKHYSEKQIRIWSSGADDIEVWEERINNLYFIVAEYKDMIVGFAHIKKGCHLDGLYVHKDFQRRTIGSKLLRIAESQIMAEGYEIINADSSISSVDFFDSHYFEQIRKHKTSYKGMEFKSSIFSKEL
- the kdsA gene encoding 3-deoxy-8-phosphooctulonate synthase, producing MQLRDVPKLKHTNSNNFFLLCGPCAIEGEDMALRIAEKVLSITDKLQIPYVFKGSFKKANRSRIDSFTGIGDEKALKILQKVSQTFDIPTVTDIHEVSDANKAAEYVDVLQIPAFLVRQTDLVVSAAETGKIVNLKKGQFMSPEAMKHAVQKVKDTGSDKVWITDRGTMFGYQDMIVDFRGIPTMRDYAPTVLDVTHSLQQPNQSVGVTGGRPDMIETIARAGVVNHVDGLFIETHFDPANAKSDGANMLHLDNLEKLLTNLVAIRKTVNSFK